Proteins co-encoded in one Sulfuricaulis limicola genomic window:
- the bamA gene encoding outer membrane protein assembly factor BamA, with protein sequence MKRFLAAFILSVLCVSAGQAAEPFVIKDIRVEGLQRISAGTVFNYLPVKVGDSLTEKKSQDAVRALFKTGFFRDVRLERDGNVLTVSVVERPSIAGIKIAGTKEMSEEDLKKGLKEVGLAEGRVFNKSLLDRVEQELRQQYFGRGYYAVSIQPTVTPLERNRVDINIQVAEGKVARIREINLVGNRVFADKKLLKLFSLGPKPWYALFSSRDKYSKQKLAGDLERLRNFYQDRGFLEFNIDSTQVSITPDKEKIYITVNITEGRKYTVTGHKLAGTFVIPESELNALIGIQPGSVFSRKEVTETTKKMSDRLANDGYAFANVNAIPEVDKEKSEVFFTFFVDPGRRIYVRRVNFAGNVATRDEVLRREMRQHEGAWYNAAKIQRSRVRLQRLGFFDDVNVETPAVAGVADQVDVNVNVKERPTGNLMLGVGYSDSDGLLLNASITQSNLLGTGKELGVSFDNSRSTTNFNIRYNNPYYTKDGISRGFNIFSSTIDASLADTAAYSADTQGMGVFFGIPLSEDNSVNVGADVEKIILHTNTSSAQIAQDFVAKYGSSNTVLKATLGWSRDTLDSLLLPTSGSLQRLSAEVAVPGTDIEYYKLTYLAGRYWPMSDTFTFKMKGELGYGAGYGGTDALPFYKNFYAGGSSTVRGFSSRSLGPRDSLPPNDPIGGNRRVLVNAELLFPLPGSSADNKSMRLSLFTDGGMVYGPGEKVELGQLRYSAGLAFNWFSPVGPLSFSYAIPLNDKPGDRTESFQFTLGVPLR encoded by the coding sequence ATGAAAAGATTTCTCGCGGCGTTCATCCTCAGCGTGCTCTGTGTTTCTGCCGGCCAGGCGGCGGAGCCATTTGTCATCAAGGATATTCGCGTGGAAGGGTTGCAGCGCATCTCGGCGGGCACCGTGTTCAATTATCTGCCGGTCAAGGTGGGCGACAGCCTGACCGAGAAAAAATCCCAGGACGCCGTGCGCGCCCTGTTCAAGACGGGATTTTTCCGGGACGTGCGGCTGGAGCGGGACGGCAATGTCCTGACCGTTTCCGTGGTGGAGCGGCCCTCCATCGCCGGCATCAAGATCGCCGGCACCAAGGAAATGTCGGAAGAGGACCTGAAAAAGGGCCTGAAGGAAGTCGGGCTGGCCGAAGGGCGGGTGTTCAACAAGTCGTTGCTGGACCGCGTGGAGCAGGAATTGCGGCAGCAGTATTTCGGCCGCGGCTATTATGCCGTCAGCATCCAGCCGACGGTCACGCCGCTCGAGCGCAACCGCGTCGATATCAACATCCAGGTGGCGGAAGGCAAGGTGGCGCGCATCCGCGAGATCAATCTCGTCGGCAACCGGGTTTTCGCGGACAAAAAACTGCTCAAGCTCTTCAGTCTCGGCCCCAAGCCCTGGTATGCGCTTTTCTCCAGCCGTGACAAATACTCGAAACAGAAACTGGCCGGTGATCTGGAGCGACTCCGCAATTTCTACCAGGACCGGGGATTTCTCGAATTCAACATCGATTCCACCCAGGTCTCCATCACGCCGGACAAGGAGAAAATCTACATCACGGTCAATATCACCGAGGGCAGGAAATACACCGTGACCGGGCACAAGCTGGCCGGAACCTTCGTGATCCCGGAGAGCGAGCTGAACGCCCTGATTGGCATCCAGCCTGGCAGTGTTTTTTCGCGCAAGGAAGTCACGGAAACCACCAAGAAAATGTCCGACCGTCTTGCCAATGACGGTTACGCCTTCGCCAACGTCAACGCCATTCCCGAGGTGGACAAGGAAAAGTCGGAAGTCTTTTTCACCTTCTTCGTGGACCCGGGACGGCGCATCTATGTGCGGCGCGTCAACTTCGCCGGCAACGTTGCCACGCGCGACGAGGTGCTGCGTCGCGAAATGCGCCAGCACGAAGGCGCGTGGTACAACGCCGCCAAGATCCAGCGCTCGCGCGTGCGTCTCCAGCGTCTCGGATTCTTCGACGACGTGAACGTGGAAACACCCGCGGTAGCCGGGGTGGCGGACCAGGTGGACGTCAATGTCAACGTCAAGGAACGTCCCACCGGAAATCTCATGCTGGGTGTCGGCTATTCGGACAGCGACGGTTTGCTCCTGAACGCCAGCATCACCCAGAGCAACCTGCTTGGTACCGGCAAGGAACTGGGCGTGAGTTTCGACAACTCGCGTTCCACAACCAACTTCAACATCCGCTACAACAATCCTTACTACACGAAAGACGGGATCAGCCGCGGCTTCAATATTTTCTCCAGCACCATCGACGCCAGCCTGGCGGATACCGCCGCGTATTCGGCGGACACTCAGGGCATGGGTGTGTTCTTCGGCATCCCGCTGAGTGAGGACAATTCGGTCAATGTCGGCGCCGATGTGGAAAAGATCATCCTGCATACCAACACCAGCAGCGCCCAGATTGCCCAGGATTTTGTCGCTAAATACGGTTCGTCGAATACAGTGCTGAAGGCAACGCTGGGCTGGTCACGCGACACCCTGGACAGCCTGCTGTTGCCGACTTCAGGCAGCCTGCAGCGGCTGAGCGCCGAGGTGGCCGTGCCGGGGACCGATATCGAATACTACAAGCTGACTTACCTGGCCGGCCGTTACTGGCCGATGAGCGATACCTTTACCTTCAAAATGAAGGGCGAGCTTGGCTATGGCGCCGGTTATGGCGGCACCGATGCCCTGCCGTTTTACAAAAACTTCTACGCCGGCGGCAGCAGCACGGTGCGCGGTTTCAGTTCACGCTCGCTGGGACCCCGCGACAGCCTGCCGCCGAACGACCCCATCGGCGGCAACCGCCGGGTGCTGGTGAACGCGGAATTGCTGTTTCCGCTGCCGGGTTCTTCCGCCGACAACAAGTCCATGCGCCTCAGCCTGTTCACCGACGGCGGCATGGTGTACGGCCCGGGCGAGAAGGTCGAGCTCGGGCAGTTGCGCTATTCAGCCGGTTTGGCGTTTAATTGGTTCTCGCCCGTCGGGCCGCTGAGCTTCAGCTACGCGATTCCGCTGAACGACAAACCGGGCGACCGGACGGAATCGTTCCAGTTTACGCTGGGTGTACCGCTGCGATAG
- the ispC gene encoding 1-deoxy-D-xylulose-5-phosphate reductoisomerase, which translates to MERSDRSIRGVTILGSTGSIGINTLDVLARHPGKYRVVALTANTQVDRLFEQCRHFLPRQAVMLDPRAAGQLAEKIRAAGLDIEVLSGAEGLNAAATHPQTHTVVAAIVGAAGLLPTLTAVRAGRRVLLANKEPLVMSGQVFIEEAQRANAELLPVDSEHNAIFQCMPDGFRAGTAASAVRRIFLTCSGGPFRATPAEALAAVTPEQACAHPNWVMGRKISVDSATLMNKGLELIEACWLFGVTPDQVEIVIHPQSVIHSLVEYVDGSVLAQLGNPDMRTPIAHALAWPERIESGVRSLNLLEVGRLDFSAPDLERFPCLRLAYEAARAGGTMPAILNAANEVAVQAFLDRRIGFTDIPRVIGHTLSNLPASRETSLDAVLSDDRRARRMADDFIAAQAPRIKQGVT; encoded by the coding sequence ATGGAACGGTCTGATCGCAGCATCCGCGGTGTCACCATTCTGGGATCGACCGGCTCGATCGGGATCAACACGCTCGACGTGCTGGCGCGCCACCCCGGAAAATACCGGGTCGTGGCCCTGACCGCCAATACCCAGGTTGACCGTCTTTTCGAACAGTGCCGGCATTTCCTGCCTCGGCAGGCGGTCATGCTCGATCCGCGCGCGGCCGGCCAATTGGCGGAAAAAATTCGCGCCGCCGGGCTCGACATTGAAGTGCTGTCCGGCGCGGAGGGATTGAACGCGGCGGCGACACATCCGCAAACGCACACTGTCGTGGCCGCCATCGTCGGCGCCGCCGGACTGTTGCCGACATTGACCGCGGTACGGGCCGGAAGGCGGGTACTGCTGGCCAACAAGGAACCGCTGGTGATGTCCGGCCAGGTTTTTATCGAGGAGGCGCAACGCGCCAACGCCGAGCTGTTGCCGGTGGACAGCGAACACAACGCGATTTTCCAGTGCATGCCGGACGGTTTTCGTGCCGGCACGGCGGCGTCCGCCGTGCGACGTATTTTCCTGACCTGTTCCGGCGGGCCTTTCCGCGCGACGCCGGCCGAAGCGCTGGCCGCGGTGACGCCGGAACAGGCCTGCGCCCATCCCAACTGGGTCATGGGCCGGAAAATCTCGGTGGATTCCGCGACCCTGATGAACAAGGGCCTGGAGCTGATCGAGGCCTGCTGGCTCTTCGGTGTGACGCCCGACCAGGTCGAGATCGTCATTCACCCGCAGAGCGTGATTCATTCGCTGGTCGAGTACGTCGACGGCTCGGTGCTGGCCCAGCTGGGCAATCCGGACATGCGCACGCCGATCGCGCACGCGCTGGCGTGGCCGGAACGGATCGAGTCCGGGGTCAGGAGCCTGAATCTGCTCGAAGTGGGGCGGCTGGATTTCAGCGCGCCGGACCTCGAGCGTTTCCCGTGTTTGCGGCTGGCGTACGAGGCGGCGCGCGCCGGCGGCACCATGCCGGCGATCCTGAATGCGGCCAACGAAGTCGCGGTGCAGGCCTTTCTCGACCGGCGCATCGGGTTTACCGACATTCCGCGCGTGATCGGACATACTCTGTCGAATTTGCCGGCCAGCCGTGAAACTAGTCTCGATGCCGTCCTGTCTGATGACCGGCGGGCCCGCCGCATGGCGGACGATTTCATCGCGGCGCAGGCGCCGCGCATCAAGCAGGGTGTGACATGA
- a CDS encoding phosphatidate cytidylyltransferase, whose product MLKQRILTAVILVPLLVAALFYLSLPWLTLIFAVVMAAAAWEWAGLSGLRHFAARLAYVACLLLFGVLGLNLIPLHPDLIVSFLGAAVLWWVWALVELISRRDLARGMFTTMPGRIVGGFLVLVPLWVAAVYLLAADDESPRVLLFLFVLVWVADSAAYFTGSLLGRTRLAPHVSPGKTVEGVVGGVLGVVLLAWLCGTILWKFEGMLLAMWTGLSAVTALFSVVGDLTESKLKRIAGVKDSGRLLPGHGGVLDRIDALTSAVPVFALGAIFLLKFDA is encoded by the coding sequence ATGCTTAAACAACGCATCCTGACGGCCGTCATTCTGGTTCCGCTGCTGGTCGCAGCGTTGTTTTATCTTTCCCTCCCGTGGCTGACCCTGATATTCGCCGTTGTCATGGCGGCGGCGGCATGGGAGTGGGCCGGATTGTCCGGCCTGCGGCATTTCGCGGCCAGGCTCGCCTACGTGGCCTGCCTGCTGCTGTTCGGCGTGCTGGGATTGAATCTCATACCGCTTCACCCGGATCTGATCGTTTCATTCCTTGGCGCGGCCGTGTTGTGGTGGGTGTGGGCGCTGGTGGAACTGATCAGTCGCCGGGACCTGGCCCGCGGCATGTTCACGACCATGCCGGGCCGGATTGTCGGCGGTTTTCTGGTTCTGGTTCCCCTGTGGGTCGCGGCGGTTTATCTGCTGGCCGCGGACGACGAAAGTCCGCGTGTATTGCTGTTTCTGTTCGTGCTGGTGTGGGTCGCGGACAGCGCCGCCTATTTCACCGGTTCGCTCCTGGGACGAACCAGGCTCGCGCCGCATGTCAGTCCCGGCAAAACCGTGGAGGGCGTCGTCGGCGGCGTGCTGGGCGTCGTGCTGCTGGCCTGGCTTTGTGGGACAATACTGTGGAAATTCGAGGGAATGTTGCTGGCGATGTGGACCGGACTGTCCGCTGTGACGGCATTGTTTTCGGTGGTCGGCGATCTGACGGAAAGCAAGCTCAAGCGCATAGCCGGCGTCAAGGACAGTGGCAGGCTGCTTCCCGGTCACGGCGGCGTGCTGGATCGCATCGACGCCCTCACGTCCGCGGTCCCGGTGTTCGCGCTGGGCGCAATTTTTCTGTTGAAGTTTGATGCATGA
- the rseP gene encoding RIP metalloprotease RseP translates to MMDLLYYAGAFVVALGILITVHEFGHFWVARRLGVKVLRFSVGFGKPLWSRRVGPDGMELAIGAFPLGGYVKMLDENEGEVTSSELPRAFNRQPVWKRMAIVVAGPLFNFIFAVLAYWAVYMVGVDGIQPVVGKVIEGSIAEQAGFRPGDTILSIDGREVQSWDHRRLYVFQRALDQARLLVEVRDTQGQVKRRELDLSSLPVQQVNASLLERGIGLIGYYPEALPVIGAMEPGPAQRAGMQVGDRLVEIDSRPVNTWEELVAVVSRSPGRPLQVVVEREGARLDFNVTPDAVEQGSETIGRINIRPQFSAIPDAMRVKVRFGSLEALTEGVGNTWMMSALTLEMLYRMLKLEVSTRNISGPLTIAQYAGYSAKVGVEQFVLFLAVISISLGVLNLLPIPVLDGGHLMYYIIEAVKGSPLSDTVLAWGQQIGVALLVGLMVLAFYNDLTRIFF, encoded by the coding sequence ATGATGGATTTACTGTATTACGCCGGCGCTTTCGTGGTTGCCCTGGGTATCCTGATCACGGTGCACGAATTCGGTCATTTCTGGGTGGCACGGCGCCTCGGCGTCAAGGTGCTGCGTTTCTCCGTCGGCTTCGGCAAACCGCTGTGGTCGCGCCGCGTGGGCCCGGACGGCATGGAGCTGGCCATCGGGGCGTTCCCGCTCGGCGGCTACGTGAAGATGCTGGACGAGAACGAGGGCGAAGTGACGAGCTCGGAGCTGCCCCGGGCCTTCAACCGCCAGCCTGTCTGGAAACGCATGGCCATCGTGGTCGCGGGCCCGCTGTTCAATTTCATTTTTGCCGTCCTGGCCTACTGGGCGGTCTACATGGTCGGCGTGGATGGCATCCAGCCGGTGGTCGGCAAGGTCATCGAAGGCTCGATCGCAGAGCAGGCGGGTTTCCGCCCTGGCGACACCATTCTGAGCATCGATGGCAGGGAAGTGCAAAGCTGGGACCACCGGCGCCTGTACGTGTTTCAGCGGGCGCTCGACCAGGCACGCCTGTTGGTGGAGGTGCGGGATACGCAGGGCCAGGTGAAACGGCGCGAGCTGGATCTCTCCAGCCTGCCGGTGCAGCAGGTGAACGCCTCGCTGCTCGAACGCGGCATCGGCCTGATCGGATACTATCCGGAAGCGCTGCCGGTGATCGGCGCCATGGAGCCGGGGCCGGCCCAGCGCGCCGGCATGCAGGTGGGCGACCGCCTGGTGGAGATCGACTCCCGGCCCGTGAACACATGGGAGGAGCTGGTCGCGGTGGTGAGCCGCAGCCCGGGCCGGCCACTGCAAGTGGTGGTGGAGCGTGAAGGCGCCCGGCTCGACTTCAACGTCACGCCCGACGCCGTCGAGCAGGGCAGCGAGACCATCGGGCGCATCAATATCCGTCCGCAATTCAGCGCGATACCCGACGCGATGCGGGTCAAGGTCCGTTTTGGCTCACTCGAGGCGTTGACGGAAGGCGTTGGCAATACCTGGATGATGTCGGCGCTCACGCTGGAGATGCTCTACCGCATGCTCAAGCTCGAGGTGTCCACGCGCAACATCAGCGGACCCCTCACGATCGCGCAGTATGCCGGCTATTCCGCCAAGGTCGGCGTCGAGCAGTTCGTGCTGTTTCTGGCGGTCATCAGCATCAGTCTCGGGGTGCTGAATCTGCTGCCGATTCCGGTGCTCGATGGCGGGCACTTAATGTATTACATTATCGAAGCCGTGAAGGGCAGCCCGCTTTCCGATACCGTGCTGGCGTGGGGGCAGCAGATCGGCGTGGCCCTGCTCGTCGGCCTGATGGTGCTGGCATTTTACAACGATCTTACCCGGATTTTCTTCTGA